Proteins encoded in a region of the Oncorhynchus clarkii lewisi isolate Uvic-CL-2024 chromosome 18, UVic_Ocla_1.0, whole genome shotgun sequence genome:
- the LOC139372569 gene encoding transmembrane protein 42-like: protein MFPGVFYALLAGFLGAVASSSAKLSLGADYLKGVCETGLRTWGEQRKFRQPDETTACDWLHIPLRLLCGGLLFTCNAVMWTFLAKALRYSSSSTRTTVTTTASNFISSAFLGQLIFGEAQIALWWVGISLTFSGLLVLQRAAPNDRARKDE, encoded by the exons ATGTTCCCCGGCGTTTTCTATGCGCTCCTGGCGGGGTTTCTCGGGGCTGTCGCATCTTCATCTGCAAAGCTGTCACTTGGAGCCGATTACCTTAAAGGTGTATGTGAAACGGGGCTACGAACATGGGGAGAGCAGCGGAAATTTAGACAACCGGATGAAACTACCGCGTGTGACTGG cTACACATCCCCCTGAGGCTGCTTTGTGGGGGGCTGCTCTTCACTTGTAATGCTGTGATGTGGACATTCCTCGCTAAGGCTCTCAGgtactcttcctcctccacccgaACCACTGTGACCACCACCGCTTCCAACTTCATATCTTCC gcctttttggggcAGCTTATCTTCGGGGAGGCCCAGATTGCATTGTGGTGGGTGGGAATCTCCCTCACGTTCTCTGGCCTCCTGGTACTTCAGAGGGCAGCCCCCAACGACCGAGCCAGGAAGGATGAATGA